A section of the Thauera chlorobenzoica genome encodes:
- a CDS encoding IS256 family transposase, translated as MKKDTSEQSVEQSEVGLSLDELIRRGARDLIQKAIEVEVQQLLAEYENVRMLGGQRTVVRNGHLPAREVLTAVGNVEVRVPKVRDRSGGGVKFNSALVPPYVRRSARVSAALPWLYLKGISTGDMREALTVLLGEQARGLSPNVVSRLKAEWAAEYAHWMKRDLAASRYVYWWADGVHASLRGEDDARQCLLVIIGVKLDGTKELVAICDGHRESKESWLDLLRDLKARGLEVGPRLAVGDGALGFWAALDEIYPETGRQRCWVHKTANVLNALPKSLQAKAKAQLHEIWMAPTRSSAIDAFNRFVQTYRAKYPKAADKLVTDRDALVAFYDFPAEHWIHLRTTNPIESTFATVRHRTTRTKNCVSRATFLGLAFKLVQEAEKSWRRIRGHERIAELMDGVVFKDGEPEENEEQEQQRHAA; from the coding sequence TTGAAGAAGGATACGAGCGAGCAGTCGGTCGAGCAATCGGAAGTGGGGCTGTCGCTGGATGAGTTGATCCGGCGTGGCGCGCGCGATCTGATCCAGAAGGCGATCGAAGTGGAGGTGCAGCAGTTGTTGGCCGAGTACGAGAACGTGCGGATGCTGGGCGGTCAGCGGACGGTGGTGCGCAACGGCCACCTGCCCGCGCGCGAGGTGCTCACGGCGGTCGGCAACGTCGAGGTGCGGGTGCCCAAGGTGCGTGACCGCTCGGGCGGTGGCGTGAAGTTCAACTCTGCGCTGGTGCCGCCCTACGTGCGCCGCTCGGCCCGGGTGTCGGCGGCGCTGCCGTGGCTGTACCTCAAAGGCATCTCGACGGGCGACATGCGCGAAGCGCTTACGGTGCTGCTGGGCGAGCAGGCCCGTGGGCTCTCGCCCAACGTGGTCAGCCGCCTGAAGGCCGAATGGGCCGCCGAGTACGCGCACTGGATGAAGCGGGATCTGGCCGCCAGTCGCTACGTCTACTGGTGGGCAGACGGCGTGCACGCCAGTCTGCGCGGCGAGGACGACGCTCGCCAGTGCCTGCTGGTGATCATCGGCGTGAAACTCGATGGCACCAAGGAGTTGGTCGCGATCTGCGACGGGCACCGTGAATCCAAGGAATCCTGGCTCGACCTGCTGCGCGACCTGAAGGCCCGTGGGCTCGAAGTCGGTCCGCGCCTGGCTGTGGGCGACGGTGCGCTCGGTTTCTGGGCGGCGCTCGACGAGATCTATCCTGAGACCGGCCGACAGCGCTGCTGGGTGCACAAGACGGCCAACGTGCTCAACGCGCTGCCCAAGAGCCTGCAGGCCAAGGCGAAGGCGCAGCTTCACGAGATCTGGATGGCGCCGACGCGCTCCTCCGCGATCGATGCCTTCAACCGATTCGTGCAGACCTACCGAGCGAAGTACCCGAAGGCGGCCGACAAACTCGTCACCGACCGCGACGCGCTGGTCGCCTTCTACGACTTTCCGGCCGAGCACTGGATTCACCTGCGCACGACCAACCCGATCGAATCGACCTTCGCCACCGTACGCCACCGCACCACGCGCACGAAGAACTGCGTGTCGCGCGCAACCTTCCTGGGACTGGCCTTCAAGCTCGTGCAGGAGGCCGAGAAGTCCTGGCGCCGGATTCGCGGTCACGAGCGCATTGCCGAACTGATGGACGGCGTCGTCTTCAAGGACGGCGAACCGGAAGAAAACGAAGAACAGGAGCAGCAGCGGCACGCCGCCTGA
- a CDS encoding cytochrome c, translated as MQYPHYPKKYSIIKLVSMLLTVTCLQAWADDGSKTKPLVLRKIMQDMGKNMQAITDGISREDWEAVARAAPLIADHPQPPLTEKMRILSFVGSDAGKFKSHDEKMKRVARTLQDAALRDDGEAVIASFATLQSSCLICHQSFRKPFLEHFYMRR; from the coding sequence ATGCAATATCCGCACTACCCCAAGAAATATTCCATTATCAAACTTGTTAGTATGCTTCTAACGGTTACTTGCTTGCAAGCCTGGGCTGATGACGGGAGCAAGACCAAACCGCTGGTGCTACGCAAGATCATGCAAGACATGGGCAAAAACATGCAGGCCATTACCGATGGAATTTCTCGCGAGGACTGGGAAGCGGTGGCGAGAGCAGCGCCCCTGATTGCCGATCACCCTCAACCGCCGCTGACTGAGAAGATGCGCATCCTGAGTTTTGTCGGCTCCGATGCCGGCAAGTTCAAGAGCCACGACGAAAAAATGAAAAGAGTGGCGCGTACACTGCAGGATGCTGCTTTACGCGACGATGGAGAAGCCGTAATCGCGTCCTTTGCAACACTGCAAAGCAGTTGTCTGATCTGTCATCAAAGTTTCCGGAAACCGTTCCTAGAGCACTTTTATATGCGACGGTGA
- a CDS encoding MBL fold metallo-hydrolase RNA specificity domain-containing protein, whose protein sequence is MNITFLGAAREVTGSCYLVETAGTRFLVDCGMVQGGREAPARNHQPFAFDPKSIDFVLLTHAHIDHSGLLPKLTRAGFQGAIHTTMATSDLLQVMLPDSAHIQEGDAERARHHVRSAPDRGVGPIPLYTLADAQDCLDQVQPIPYDQEFIPHLGVRCRFRDAGHILGSAIIEVWIIEHGQTTKLVFSGDLGQPGRPILRDPTPIEEADIVIMESTYGDRAHKNMTSSEDELVEIIDRTLHEQGGNVIVPAFAVGRTQEVLYHLHRLTREGRLRDLKVFVDSPMATAATRITRQHLELFDDAAKHLADWHALGKGLPHLQFTASTDESRALNQIRSGAIIISASGMCDAGRIKHHLRHNLPRRECGVLITGFQAQGTLGRRLVDGAKRVRIFGEEVPVRAAVHTVGGLSAHADQPALLAWSASFRRPPARTFIVHGEARTAFAFAERLRAERGWDVEVPEPGTRVQWTSGAGGGGHDRS, encoded by the coding sequence ATGAACATCACCTTTCTCGGCGCGGCGCGAGAAGTCACCGGCTCGTGCTACCTGGTGGAGACCGCGGGCACGCGCTTTCTGGTGGACTGCGGCATGGTGCAGGGTGGACGTGAGGCACCAGCGAGAAATCATCAGCCGTTTGCATTCGACCCGAAATCCATCGATTTCGTGCTGCTGACTCATGCGCACATCGACCACAGCGGGCTGCTGCCCAAGCTCACCCGTGCGGGCTTCCAGGGGGCGATTCACACTACGATGGCGACCTCAGATCTGCTCCAAGTGATGCTTCCAGACAGCGCCCACATCCAGGAGGGCGATGCTGAGCGGGCGAGGCATCATGTCAGATCGGCTCCCGATCGAGGTGTGGGACCCATCCCTCTGTACACGCTGGCGGATGCGCAGGACTGTCTGGATCAAGTGCAACCGATCCCATATGACCAGGAATTCATCCCGCACCTCGGAGTGCGCTGCCGCTTCCGGGATGCGGGCCACATCCTCGGTTCAGCCATCATAGAGGTCTGGATCATTGAACACGGCCAAACCACGAAGCTCGTTTTCAGTGGCGATCTTGGCCAGCCGGGGCGTCCGATCCTGCGCGATCCTACGCCAATTGAGGAGGCGGACATCGTGATCATGGAGTCCACCTACGGTGATCGCGCGCACAAGAACATGACATCGAGTGAGGACGAACTGGTCGAGATTATCGACCGCACCTTGCATGAGCAGGGAGGCAACGTGATCGTGCCCGCATTCGCGGTCGGCCGTACCCAGGAGGTCTTGTACCACCTGCACCGTCTCACCCGCGAAGGCCGGTTGCGCGATCTGAAGGTGTTCGTCGATTCGCCCATGGCCACAGCAGCCACGCGCATCACCCGCCAACATCTGGAACTGTTCGACGATGCCGCGAAACATCTCGCAGACTGGCACGCGCTAGGCAAGGGCCTGCCCCATCTCCAGTTCACCGCGAGCACCGATGAGTCCAGGGCCCTGAACCAGATCCGCTCGGGCGCCATCATCATCTCCGCGAGCGGCATGTGCGATGCTGGGCGCATCAAGCACCACCTCCGCCACAACCTACCCCGACGCGAATGCGGAGTGCTGATCACCGGATTCCAGGCGCAAGGCACGCTTGGCCGGCGTCTCGTTGACGGCGCGAAAAGAGTGCGCATTTTCGGCGAAGAAGTCCCCGTACGCGCGGCGGTCCACACCGTGGGCGGGCTGTCGGCGCATGCTGATCAGCCTGCATTGTTGGCTTGGTCGGCCAGCTTCCGTAGGCCTCCAGCCCGAACCTTCATAGTGCATGGCGAGGCCCGTACCGCGTTCGCATTCGCCGAGCGGCTGCGCGCCGAACGCGGTTGGGACGTGGAAGTGCCGGAGCCTGGCACGCGGGTGCAATGGACCAGCGGGGCTGGAGGTGGTGGACATGACCGATCCTGA
- a CDS encoding ABC transporter permease — MTIATQRKDRDSARMLGVRRFDLQRLRALIYKESLQALRDPSTLLIAFVLPVVLLLLFAYAVSLDAKNIRIGVVLESPGASAQTLAAAFSTTDYLDASFAHDRREVADKLVSGKLRGYVVIPQDFEQRLALRGSEPLVQIVTDGSYPNTANYVENYAKGVVQSWRAGLDVGALPQTVVLEPRYWFNAELESRRALVPGAIAIVMTIIGTMLTALVVAREWERGTMEAVMSTPASVAEILIGKLLPYFVLGMVSTLGAAALAIFVFDVPLRGSLAALLLLSAMFMVPALGQGLLISSLARNQFLAAQIALFTGFLPSFMLSGFLYEIDAMPAPIRAITQLIPARYFVESLKTVFLAGDIWAVFIPNLLAMAAIGALFFMLAKRATRKNLEA, encoded by the coding sequence ATGACCATCGCCACCCAGCGCAAGGACAGGGATTCGGCACGGATGTTGGGCGTGCGCCGGTTCGATCTGCAACGCCTGCGGGCATTGATCTACAAGGAAAGCCTTCAAGCACTGCGTGATCCATCGACATTGCTGATCGCCTTTGTGCTGCCGGTAGTGCTTTTGTTGTTATTCGCCTATGCGGTATCGTTGGATGCAAAGAACATCCGCATCGGCGTGGTACTGGAGTCGCCGGGTGCTTCCGCCCAAACGCTGGCCGCGGCCTTTTCTACCACCGACTATCTCGACGCCAGCTTTGCCCATGATCGCCGAGAGGTGGCCGACAAGCTGGTGTCGGGCAAGCTGCGTGGCTACGTGGTCATTCCGCAGGATTTCGAGCAGCGCCTTGCACTGCGGGGCAGTGAACCGCTGGTTCAGATCGTCACTGACGGCTCCTATCCCAACACTGCCAACTACGTCGAGAACTACGCAAAGGGTGTGGTGCAGTCCTGGCGCGCCGGACTCGACGTCGGGGCACTGCCGCAGACCGTCGTTCTGGAGCCTCGCTACTGGTTCAATGCCGAGCTGGAAAGCCGCCGAGCACTGGTGCCCGGCGCCATTGCCATCGTCATGACCATCATCGGCACCATGCTGACTGCACTGGTGGTGGCGCGCGAATGGGAACGCGGCACGATGGAGGCGGTGATGTCGACGCCTGCGTCGGTGGCGGAAATCCTGATCGGCAAGCTGCTGCCGTACTTCGTACTCGGCATGGTGTCGACGCTGGGTGCTGCGGCGCTGGCGATTTTCGTCTTCGACGTGCCTTTGCGCGGATCGCTCGCCGCACTGCTGCTGCTGTCGGCTATGTTCATGGTGCCGGCGCTCGGCCAGGGGCTGCTGATCTCGTCGCTGGCACGCAACCAGTTTCTGGCGGCGCAGATTGCGCTGTTCACCGGTTTTTTGCCGTCCTTCATGCTCTCAGGCTTCCTGTACGAGATCGATGCCATGCCGGCTCCGATCCGCGCGATCACGCAGCTGATTCCTGCGCGTTATTTCGTCGAGTCGCTGAAGACGGTGTTTCTGGCCGGCGACATCTGGGCCGTGTTCATTCCCAATCTTCTTGCCATGGCTGCGATCGGGGCGCTGTTCTTCATGCTTGCCAAGCGGGCCACGCGCAAGAACCTGGAGGCCTGA
- a CDS encoding efflux transporter outer membrane subunit: MKSNARNLLFRAAAKGLTPRRLRPVALSLSCLLLTACAAVGPEYREPPPVNLGSGWTLPLASEADPAELAHWWSALGDPVLDRLIDTAQAQNLDLRQAMARIEEARALRDRIAGERLPTASAGASVNRRRQSENGPLPIGSIPGLDATQTIYDAGFDATWEVDLFGAKQRALEGASARLQATEIEAQGVRMRIVAEVARTWFTAVGAGYELRTQQATLASLQHTLELVRLRQALGDASAADVDTAYTQWANANALLPDIQTRQRAAVLSLGVLLGTTPERELALLDGPLAPLTLRLLPVGERADILRRRPDVLAAERRLAASTADIGVATAELFPKLSIGIGGGFQALSTGDWFDPSSTRSSILPLVSWRLFDGGRVRAEIRAREATEQQAALAYEQAVLAALGDAERALADYHGGLITLERRGMALNAARASHAHAKTRYTAGDIALVDLLAAERSLYEAESGVVRAHTNASIQLVALYKALGGVGARLRRLRPPLARNLIRATRLPPHSVEISSRCHNYNRTTYPMDKSSYRSTWAVECKSPSTEPRSRPELS; the protein is encoded by the coding sequence ATGAAATCCAACGCCCGTAACCTCCTATTTCGCGCAGCAGCGAAGGGCCTGACCCCTCGACGCTTGCGTCCGGTGGCACTGTCCCTGTCCTGCTTGCTGCTGACGGCCTGTGCAGCCGTCGGCCCGGAATACCGCGAACCACCGCCAGTCAATCTGGGCAGCGGGTGGACCTTGCCGCTGGCCAGCGAGGCCGATCCGGCAGAGCTTGCACATTGGTGGTCTGCGCTGGGAGATCCGGTGCTCGATCGCCTGATTGACACGGCGCAGGCACAGAACCTCGACCTGCGCCAAGCCATGGCGCGTATCGAGGAAGCTCGCGCGCTGCGTGATCGGATAGCCGGCGAACGGCTGCCCACCGCCAGCGCAGGCGCCAGCGTCAACCGACGCAGGCAAAGCGAGAACGGCCCCTTGCCCATCGGTTCCATTCCGGGTTTGGATGCCACACAGACTATTTACGACGCAGGCTTCGATGCCACCTGGGAGGTCGATCTTTTTGGGGCTAAACAACGGGCGCTTGAGGGCGCAAGCGCCCGCTTGCAGGCCACTGAAATCGAAGCACAAGGTGTACGTATGCGCATCGTCGCCGAGGTTGCGCGCACGTGGTTCACGGCCGTTGGTGCAGGCTATGAGTTGCGGACGCAGCAGGCCACACTGGCCTCACTGCAGCATACGCTGGAGCTGGTGCGCCTGAGGCAGGCATTGGGCGATGCATCGGCCGCGGATGTGGACACGGCATACACGCAGTGGGCAAACGCCAACGCGCTTTTGCCGGATATTCAGACACGCCAGCGTGCGGCAGTGCTCAGCCTGGGCGTGCTCCTGGGAACAACGCCGGAGCGTGAACTGGCCCTACTGGATGGCCCACTGGCGCCGCTCACGTTGAGGCTGCTACCGGTGGGCGAGCGCGCCGACATACTGCGCCGACGCCCCGACGTGTTGGCAGCGGAGCGACGCCTGGCGGCGAGCACAGCCGATATCGGGGTTGCCACGGCCGAGTTGTTTCCGAAGCTCTCCATTGGAATCGGGGGCGGGTTTCAGGCGCTCAGTACGGGAGACTGGTTCGATCCATCCAGTACGCGCTCTTCCATCTTGCCGCTTGTTTCCTGGCGTTTATTCGACGGCGGACGCGTACGCGCCGAAATTCGCGCCCGTGAAGCGACCGAACAGCAGGCCGCGCTCGCCTACGAGCAGGCCGTCCTGGCAGCACTGGGCGACGCTGAGCGCGCTCTTGCTGACTACCACGGGGGGCTCATTACGCTTGAACGCCGCGGGATGGCTCTGAATGCGGCGCGCGCCAGTCACGCACACGCCAAGACACGCTACACAGCAGGCGATATCGCCTTGGTGGACCTGCTGGCGGCCGAGCGTAGCCTCTACGAGGCTGAAAGTGGCGTCGTACGTGCGCACACGAACGCATCGATTCAACTGGTGGCGCTTTACAAGGCCCTCGGGGGAGTTGGGGCGCGCCTACGACGCCTCCGGCCACCTCTAGCCCGAAACCTGATCCGGGCGACGCGTCTCCCGCCTCATTCAGTGGAGATATCGAGTCGTTGTCATAACTACAACAGAACAACCTATCCAATGGATAAATCATCATACCGATCAACATGGGCGGTGGAATGTAAAAGTCCGAGCACTGAGCCTCGATCCAGACCAGAGTTATCTTGA
- a CDS encoding LOG family protein — MTDPEQRKALRGALMNGRAYRLAHEDVDFLAQDDLRPLRLQLELLKLEHELREQGIRSTVVVLGSARIVSHAEAQLGLAGLKACPATPQSGPKRAHAVIAARRRLDHTRDYEEARRFAHLFSSRFQQEGRRDFVVVTGGGPGIMEAANRGAFEAGARSIGLNITLPQEQEPNPFISPQDVKLFARADTADEIVAILETFYGGKPPGCGSMDV; from the coding sequence ATGACCGATCCTGAGCAACGCAAAGCGCTGCGCGGGGCGCTCATGAATGGACGGGCGTATCGGCTGGCGCATGAGGACGTCGACTTTCTCGCCCAGGACGACCTGCGTCCGCTGCGCCTGCAACTGGAGTTGCTCAAGCTCGAACACGAGCTGCGCGAGCAAGGGATTAGGTCGACTGTCGTCGTCCTCGGTAGCGCACGCATCGTTTCTCACGCAGAAGCGCAGTTAGGACTTGCTGGTCTCAAGGCGTGCCCGGCAACCCCACAGTCCGGCCCGAAGCGGGCACACGCTGTTATCGCAGCAAGGCGCCGGTTGGACCATACGCGCGACTACGAAGAGGCGCGGCGCTTTGCCCACCTGTTCTCGTCCCGTTTTCAACAGGAAGGACGCCGCGACTTCGTCGTCGTCACCGGCGGTGGTCCCGGGATCATGGAGGCGGCCAACCGCGGCGCATTCGAGGCCGGTGCGCGTTCCATCGGCCTCAATATCACCCTGCCACAGGAGCAAGAGCCTAATCCCTTCATCAGCCCACAGGATGTGAAACTATTCGCGCGTGCGGATACGGCCGACGAAATCGTGGCCATCCTGGAAACCTTCTATGGCGGCAAGCCGCCAGGCTGCGGATCGATGGATGTGTGA
- a CDS encoding lipid A deacylase LpxR family protein, producing the protein MNAFLLSPTLAEGANKGPADVRDCEIEESLRFRGGTLRVENDLFTGTDQNYTNGVALTLISHDIPGRLRLECIPAPVRLHAQLIQFVNPGFWADTTNSAATQNAVVRFGQSMYTPGDYTRADLIHDDRPYAGLLYMGFAWNRRKREPEPNREVLDTREVTLGVIGPLSLAEQSQNIVHDVRRIDRFDGWQHQLKNEPAFQFALDRKFREFRGTGATIPGFSADSIRSLGLRLGNIETSATFGVEGRMGWNLPNDFGSYPLRPGAENRPPSAASIRSKSNFPVPVSNRPRPGVHLFGILEAKAVAYDFSLDGNLFRSSHGVSRRPWVAQAAVGVSAQGILEGHGVRLAVMHVYRSREFEEQSTNQSYGSVALSFEF; encoded by the coding sequence ATGAATGCTTTCCTTCTCTCACCGACTCTCGCAGAAGGCGCCAACAAAGGTCCTGCTGATGTCCGGGATTGTGAAATCGAAGAGTCACTCAGATTCCGCGGCGGCACGCTAAGGGTGGAAAACGACCTTTTTACCGGCACTGATCAGAACTACACGAATGGTGTCGCGCTCACCCTGATTTCGCATGACATTCCTGGCAGGCTGCGTCTCGAGTGCATCCCGGCGCCGGTCCGCCTGCACGCGCAACTCATACAATTTGTGAATCCTGGATTCTGGGCCGACACGACCAATTCGGCAGCTACGCAGAACGCGGTGGTCAGATTCGGTCAATCCATGTACACGCCAGGCGATTACACCAGGGCGGACTTGATTCACGATGATCGGCCCTACGCGGGATTGCTCTACATGGGCTTTGCTTGGAACCGACGAAAGCGTGAACCCGAGCCTAATCGTGAAGTGCTCGATACGCGGGAGGTCACTCTCGGCGTGATCGGCCCTTTGTCACTTGCCGAACAATCGCAGAACATTGTGCACGACGTGCGGCGCATCGACAGATTTGATGGCTGGCAGCACCAACTGAAGAATGAGCCGGCCTTTCAATTCGCCTTGGACCGCAAATTCAGGGAGTTTCGTGGGACAGGGGCAACCATCCCTGGATTTTCTGCCGATTCTATACGTTCGCTGGGACTCCGGCTCGGCAACATCGAGACATCGGCCACGTTCGGCGTCGAGGGGCGCATGGGCTGGAATCTACCGAATGATTTCGGAAGCTACCCCCTCAGGCCGGGCGCCGAAAACCGTCCGCCATCAGCGGCGTCTATTCGCAGCAAATCCAACTTTCCTGTTCCGGTCTCCAACCGGCCACGCCCTGGCGTCCATCTTTTCGGAATACTTGAAGCAAAGGCTGTGGCCTACGACTTTTCCCTCGACGGGAACCTTTTCCGCTCCAGCCATGGTGTCTCGCGTCGCCCGTGGGTTGCCCAAGCCGCAGTGGGCGTCAGCGCACAAGGCATTCTGGAAGGACACGGCGTCAGATTGGCCGTGATGCATGTTTACCGCTCGCGAGAGTTCGAGGAACAGAGCACAAACCAGTCCTACGGCTCCGTTGCCCTCAGCTTCGAATTCTAG
- a CDS encoding ABC transporter permease, which yields MMPQQSGSFALTRLRAQFIKEVLSVLRDPRSRMVVFVPPILQLLVFAFAATLEVRNVDIAVYNQDAGRWSHELVQRLDSSDFITRVRHIDSRQQLHDLIDRGEVIAALAIPVDFSRTIAVGDTGRAQVLVDGRRSNSGQITVAYLSTIAAEVGAEVVPDEQAPTPVVVRHWFNPNLVYRWFIVPGLTGILALFSALLITSLSIARERELGTFDQLLVSPTSTPEIIISKSLPALAIGSLLGLFMVSAGVFLFGIPFTGSFGLLLVSLVLFILSVVGIGLMISAVSMTQQQAILGAFAIGVPAVLMSGFATPVENMPVFLQWLAQAIPLTHFLIIVEGSFLKAMPPADILASLWPLAVIALTTLTMATVFVRGRLQ from the coding sequence ATGATGCCGCAACAATCCGGAAGCTTCGCCTTGACGCGCTTGCGCGCACAATTCATCAAGGAAGTGCTCAGCGTCCTGCGCGACCCGCGCAGCCGTATGGTGGTCTTCGTGCCCCCGATCCTGCAACTACTGGTCTTCGCCTTTGCCGCGACGCTGGAAGTGCGCAATGTTGATATCGCGGTGTACAACCAGGACGCGGGGCGCTGGTCGCACGAATTGGTGCAGCGACTCGACAGTTCAGATTTCATCACTCGCGTGCGGCACATCGACAGCAGGCAACAATTGCACGATCTGATCGACCGTGGCGAGGTGATCGCTGCGCTCGCTATTCCGGTGGACTTCTCACGCACGATTGCCGTCGGCGATACTGGCCGTGCGCAGGTGCTGGTCGACGGGCGACGCAGCAACTCCGGCCAGATCACTGTCGCGTATCTATCCACCATCGCGGCCGAGGTCGGCGCCGAGGTCGTTCCCGATGAGCAAGCGCCAACCCCTGTGGTCGTGCGCCACTGGTTCAACCCGAATCTGGTCTACCGTTGGTTCATCGTGCCCGGGCTCACGGGCATCCTGGCGCTGTTCAGCGCGCTCTTGATCACCTCACTCTCGATTGCACGCGAGCGAGAGTTGGGGACGTTTGACCAGTTGCTGGTGTCGCCCACCTCGACGCCGGAAATCATTATTTCCAAGTCGCTGCCGGCCCTCGCGATCGGTAGCCTGCTTGGTCTATTCATGGTCAGCGCCGGCGTGTTTCTGTTCGGGATTCCGTTTACCGGCTCGTTCGGCCTGTTGCTGGTCAGCTTGGTGCTGTTCATCCTGTCGGTGGTCGGTATCGGCCTGATGATTTCCGCCGTCAGCATGACACAGCAGCAGGCCATCCTTGGGGCGTTCGCCATTGGCGTGCCAGCGGTACTGATGTCCGGCTTTGCCACACCGGTTGAAAACATGCCCGTGTTCCTGCAATGGCTGGCCCAAGCCATTCCGCTGACCCACTTCCTCATCATCGTCGAAGGCAGCTTTCTCAAGGCCATGCCACCCGCTGACATTCTCGCCAGCCTGTGGCCGCTGGCGGTCATCGCCCTGACGACGCTGACAATGGCCACTGTTTTCGTCCGAGGACGCCTGCAATGA